Proteins encoded within one genomic window of Granulicella pectinivorans:
- a CDS encoding nucleotide sugar dehydrogenase, producing the protein MTLQDWIANIDARTTRIGIIGLGYVGLPLTLLFSEEGFHVTGFDIDPSKVATLNAGESYIHRIEPAHIAAAQSAGFEATTDFSRIPEVDAVLICVPTPLNEDHTPDMRSVTSTMDAIAPHVRPGQIVILESTTYPGTTEEIVVATLERLGAHVLRGEGEALTGIMVAFSPEREDPGNMVTPRRDIPKVLGGVDPRATAAAQALYGSVFKKTVPMSSPAAAEMTKLLENIYRCVNIALVNEMKQMSEAMGIDLWEVIRAAETKPFGFQAFYPGPGVGGHCIPVDPFYLTWKAKQFGFETKFIALAGEVNESMSAYVIKTTESALKRNGLLITGATVLVLGVAYKRDVDDLRESPALTIIELLQEAGAFVSYNDPFFPAVGQGRKYRLHMKSTPLSSIPEFDCVLIATDHTQYDYPAIVRAAKLVIDTRNATRGIASEKIVRC; encoded by the coding sequence ATGACGCTCCAGGACTGGATCGCAAACATAGACGCCCGCACCACCCGTATCGGCATCATCGGCCTCGGCTACGTCGGCCTCCCCTTGACGCTCCTCTTCAGCGAAGAGGGCTTCCACGTCACCGGCTTCGACATCGACCCCAGCAAGGTCGCAACCCTCAACGCCGGCGAGTCCTACATCCACCGCATCGAACCCGCCCACATCGCCGCCGCCCAGTCTGCCGGGTTTGAGGCCACCACCGACTTCTCCCGCATCCCCGAGGTCGATGCCGTCCTCATCTGCGTTCCCACCCCCCTCAACGAAGACCACACCCCCGACATGAGGTCCGTCACGTCCACCATGGACGCCATCGCCCCCCACGTCCGCCCCGGCCAGATCGTCATCCTCGAGAGCACCACCTATCCCGGCACCACCGAAGAGATCGTCGTCGCCACCCTCGAACGCCTCGGGGCACACGTTCTCAGGGGAGAGGGCGAAGCCCTGACAGGCATCATGGTAGCCTTCTCTCCCGAGCGCGAAGACCCCGGCAATATGGTTACTCCCCGCCGCGACATCCCCAAGGTCCTCGGCGGCGTGGACCCCCGCGCCACCGCCGCCGCCCAGGCTCTCTACGGCAGCGTCTTCAAGAAAACCGTCCCCATGTCCAGTCCCGCCGCCGCCGAGATGACCAAGCTCCTTGAGAACATCTACCGCTGCGTCAATATCGCTTTAGTCAATGAAATGAAGCAGATGAGCGAAGCCATGGGCATCGACCTCTGGGAGGTCATCCGAGCCGCCGAGACCAAACCCTTCGGTTTCCAGGCCTTCTACCCCGGCCCCGGCGTAGGCGGCCACTGCATCCCCGTCGACCCCTTCTACCTCACCTGGAAGGCCAAGCAATTCGGCTTCGAGACAAAGTTCATCGCCCTCGCCGGCGAGGTCAACGAATCGATGTCGGCCTATGTCATTAAAACGACAGAGTCGGCGCTCAAACGCAACGGTTTGCTCATCACCGGCGCCACGGTGCTCGTCTTGGGCGTAGCCTACAAACGCGATGTCGACGACCTTCGCGAGTCCCCTGCCCTCACCATCATCGAACTCCTTCAGGAAGCGGGAGCCTTCGTCAGCTACAACGACCCCTTCTTCCCCGCCGTCGGGCAGGGCCGGAAGTACCGTCTCCACATGAAGTCGACTCCCCTCTCGAGCATCCCCGAGTTCGACTGCGTCCTCATCGCCACCGACCACACCCAGTACGACTACCCCGCCATCGTAAGAGCCGCGAAGCTGGTCATCGACACAAGAAATGCCACCCGCGGCATCGCATCCGAAAAAATCGTCCGCTGCTAG
- a CDS encoding SDR family oxidoreductase, translated as MAKVLVTGVAGFIGSHLSRALVEQGHEVRGLDNFSTGSRKNLLAVPVDVHVVDLADAELVSNACEGIETIFHLGALPSVPRSVKEPRPSHEANLDGTFNLLEGARAAGVKRVVYAASSSAYGNQPGFPRVETMKPEPIAPYPVQKLAGELYMQSYWRVYGLETVCLRYFNIFGPRQVPDSPYSGVMARFILQMLQGQQPTIFGDGEQGRDFTYVANAVQANLKAAAAPAEAVAGKVFNIACGERHTLNETYQVIARLLDHEGPPAYGPVRAGDVKDSLADITAARDAFGYNPEVGFEEGLRRTVAWYREQAGK; from the coding sequence TTGGCAAAAGTCCTAGTCACAGGCGTAGCAGGCTTCATAGGCTCCCATCTCTCCCGCGCTCTCGTCGAGCAAGGCCACGAGGTTCGCGGGCTGGATAACTTCTCCACCGGTAGCCGAAAAAACCTCCTTGCCGTCCCCGTCGATGTCCACGTCGTCGACCTCGCCGACGCCGAGCTCGTCTCGAACGCCTGCGAAGGCATCGAAACCATCTTCCACCTCGGTGCCCTTCCCTCGGTCCCCCGCTCCGTCAAGGAGCCTCGCCCCTCCCACGAAGCCAACCTCGATGGCACCTTCAACCTCCTCGAGGGAGCCCGCGCAGCAGGGGTGAAGCGAGTCGTCTACGCAGCCAGCAGCTCCGCCTACGGCAACCAGCCCGGCTTCCCCCGCGTCGAGACCATGAAGCCCGAGCCCATCGCCCCCTACCCCGTCCAGAAGCTCGCCGGCGAGCTCTACATGCAGAGCTATTGGCGCGTCTACGGCCTCGAAACCGTCTGTCTCCGTTACTTCAACATCTTCGGCCCCCGCCAGGTCCCCGACTCACCCTACTCCGGCGTCATGGCCAGGTTCATCCTCCAGATGCTGCAGGGCCAGCAGCCCACCATCTTCGGCGACGGAGAACAGGGCCGCGACTTCACCTATGTCGCCAACGCCGTCCAGGCCAACCTGAAAGCCGCCGCCGCCCCAGCCGAAGCCGTCGCCGGGAAGGTCTTCAACATCGCCTGCGGCGAACGCCACACCCTCAACGAGACCTACCAGGTCATCGCCAGGCTCTTAGACCACGAAGGCCCGCCCGCCTACGGTCCCGTCCGTGCCGGCGACGTCAAAGACTCCCTCGCCGACATCACCGCCGCCCGCGACGCCTTCGGCTACAACCCCGAAGTAGGCTTCGAAGAGGGTCTCCGCCGCACCGTAGCCTGGTACCGCGAGCAGGCCGGCAAATGA
- a CDS encoding aldo/keto reductase — translation MEYGRLGTTGATISRICLGMMTYGAKSWRPWVLEEDEARPFVQRAVEAGINFFDTADMYSYGESERITGKLLKEFARRDEVVIATKVFQPMSGRPNDGGLSRKHIVQGVEQSLKRLGVDYIDLYQIHRRDPHTPIEEVVTALDSLVQSGKVLYLGASSMFAWQFLKMLQLQQSNGLARFVTMQNHYNLVYREEEREMIPLCLEEGIGMIPWSPLARGFLAGRKPGEATVRAQTDDLKKSYYKESDYVVVERVEEVATARGVKPAQVALAWMFTKPVVSAPIIGASKMYQLDDAIAAVDIKLTDDEVKRLEEPYEPHRVLGHR, via the coding sequence ATGGAATACGGACGTCTAGGAACCACCGGCGCAACCATCTCGCGCATCTGCCTCGGCATGATGACCTACGGAGCCAAATCCTGGCGTCCCTGGGTCCTCGAAGAGGATGAAGCGCGTCCTTTCGTCCAGCGAGCCGTCGAAGCCGGCATCAACTTCTTCGACACCGCCGATATGTACTCCTATGGCGAGAGCGAGCGCATCACAGGCAAGCTCCTCAAGGAGTTCGCCCGTCGCGACGAGGTCGTCATCGCGACGAAGGTCTTCCAGCCCATGTCCGGCCGCCCCAACGACGGCGGGCTCTCCCGCAAGCACATCGTTCAGGGCGTGGAGCAGTCCCTCAAACGTCTCGGCGTTGACTACATCGATCTCTACCAGATCCACCGGCGCGACCCCCACACCCCCATCGAGGAGGTCGTCACCGCCCTCGATAGCCTCGTTCAGTCGGGCAAGGTCCTCTACCTCGGCGCGTCCTCCATGTTCGCCTGGCAGTTCCTCAAAATGCTCCAGCTCCAGCAGTCCAACGGCCTCGCCCGCTTCGTCACCATGCAGAACCACTACAACCTCGTCTACCGGGAGGAAGAACGCGAGATGATCCCCCTCTGCCTGGAAGAGGGCATCGGCATGATTCCCTGGAGCCCCCTCGCGCGCGGCTTCCTGGCCGGCAGAAAGCCCGGAGAAGCCACCGTCCGAGCCCAGACCGACGACCTCAAGAAGTCGTACTACAAAGAGTCCGATTACGTCGTGGTCGAGCGCGTGGAAGAGGTCGCCACCGCCCGCGGGGTAAAACCTGCCCAGGTAGCCCTCGCCTGGATGTTCACCAAGCCCGTCGTGTCGGCTCCCATCATTGGCGCGAGCAAGATGTATCAACTCGACGACGCGATCGCCGCGGTCGACATCAAGCTCACCGATGACGAGGTAAAGCGCCTCGAGGAGCCTTACGAACCTCACCGCGTCCTGGGCCACCGCTAA
- a CDS encoding deoxyribodipyrimidine photo-lyase, which produces MTVWPPRKITDRLTNARVTVRRDGTPDPAGTCVCYWMQRAQRGIDNHAVDLAVAIANDLALPVVVYFAGISNFPHANLRHYAFLNRGLWDIEEDLAARNISFCMRLAPNASPGEFFKDLRPALVIGDENPMREPESWRRRVAKHLAVPFYTVDTDVVIPSKLMEKAQYGAYTIRPRLYRALPEFLVPYENLHAKVAWKKPKDLHTDSIHQDMTAHWDDLDRSVKPVETWVGGTHAAQARLKKFVSRMLRDYDEKRNHPELDGTSALSPYLHFGHIGPMTIALAVADAAEKDNTLIPAKDAYFNELIAWRELAVNFVKYQNDRYDTPEAAEDWARTTIQEHHKDEREFLYTRAQLEQAQTHDDLWNAAQIQMLRDGWMHNYLRMYWAKKILEWTPDVATAMDIAIYLNDKYFLDGRDPNGYAGIAWAILGKFDRAWGERPIFGKRRFMSGASTGKKFDSKAYIRQMNALPEPK; this is translated from the coding sequence ATGACCGTTTGGCCCCCCCGGAAGATCACCGACCGCTTGACGAATGCACGCGTCACCGTCCGGCGCGACGGCACGCCCGACCCCGCAGGCACCTGCGTCTGCTACTGGATGCAGCGCGCCCAGCGCGGCATCGACAACCACGCCGTGGACCTCGCAGTAGCGATCGCCAACGACCTCGCTCTCCCCGTTGTGGTCTACTTCGCCGGTATCTCCAACTTTCCCCACGCGAATCTCCGCCACTACGCCTTCCTCAACCGCGGCCTCTGGGACATCGAAGAAGACCTCGCCGCGCGCAATATCTCCTTCTGCATGCGCCTCGCCCCCAACGCCTCTCCCGGCGAGTTCTTCAAGGATCTCCGCCCCGCCCTCGTCATCGGCGACGAGAACCCTATGCGCGAGCCCGAAAGCTGGCGCCGCCGCGTGGCCAAACACCTCGCCGTGCCCTTCTACACCGTCGACACCGACGTCGTCATCCCTTCAAAGCTCATGGAAAAGGCCCAGTACGGCGCGTACACCATCCGCCCCCGCCTCTATCGCGCTCTCCCCGAGTTCCTCGTACCCTACGAGAACCTGCACGCGAAGGTCGCCTGGAAGAAACCCAAAGACCTCCACACCGACTCAATCCACCAGGACATGACCGCCCACTGGGACGACCTCGACCGCAGCGTCAAGCCCGTCGAAACCTGGGTAGGCGGAACCCACGCCGCGCAGGCCCGCCTCAAAAAGTTCGTCTCCCGCATGCTTCGCGACTACGATGAGAAGCGCAATCACCCCGAGCTCGACGGCACCTCTGCCCTCTCGCCCTACCTCCACTTCGGGCATATCGGCCCCATGACCATCGCCCTCGCCGTGGCCGATGCGGCCGAAAAAGACAACACCCTCATCCCCGCCAAGGACGCTTACTTCAACGAGCTCATCGCCTGGCGCGAGTTGGCCGTCAACTTCGTCAAGTACCAGAACGACCGTTACGATACCCCTGAAGCCGCCGAGGACTGGGCCCGCACCACCATCCAGGAGCACCACAAAGACGAGCGCGAGTTCCTCTACACCCGCGCCCAGCTCGAACAGGCCCAAACCCACGACGACCTCTGGAATGCCGCCCAGATCCAGATGCTCCGCGATGGATGGATGCACAACTACCTGCGCATGTACTGGGCGAAGAAGATCCTCGAGTGGACCCCTGACGTTGCCACCGCGATGGACATTGCCATCTACCTCAACGACAAATATTTCCTCGACGGCCGAGATCCCAACGGCTACGCCGGCATCGCATGGGCCATCCTCGGCAAGTTCGACCGCGCCTGGGGCGAACGTCCCATCTTCGGCAAGCGCCGATTCATGTCCGGCGCCAGCACTGGCAAGAAGTTCGACTCTAAAGCCTATATCCGGCAGATGAACGCCCTCCCAGAACCCAAGTAA
- a CDS encoding GNAT family N-acetyltransferase: MTVAVDEISLRACTHDDAQMLSAVSVATFLDAFAGILPGTSMVEHCRVNLSAEKYAHYLGLPRTRIWVAETAVQQGPVGYAMVSAPELPIADPEPTDLELKRIYLLSRFHGGGAGRALMDQAVEGARAQGARRLFLGVYGGNTRALAFYAKAGFAIVGTRRFQMGFEVFDDYVLARGL; the protein is encoded by the coding sequence ATGACCGTGGCTGTTGATGAGATTTCACTTCGTGCCTGCACGCATGATGACGCCCAAATGCTTTCGGCGGTGAGTGTGGCCACGTTTCTGGATGCGTTTGCGGGGATCCTGCCGGGGACGTCCATGGTGGAGCACTGCCGGGTGAACCTTTCCGCTGAGAAGTATGCGCACTATCTCGGCTTGCCGCGGACGCGGATCTGGGTTGCAGAGACAGCGGTGCAACAGGGCCCGGTGGGCTACGCGATGGTATCGGCTCCGGAGCTGCCGATCGCGGATCCTGAGCCCACGGATCTCGAGTTGAAGAGGATCTATCTGCTCTCGCGGTTTCATGGAGGCGGGGCAGGACGAGCGCTGATGGACCAGGCAGTAGAGGGAGCTCGGGCACAGGGCGCGAGGCGGCTGTTTCTGGGCGTGTATGGCGGAAATACGCGAGCCCTGGCTTTCTACGCCAAGGCGGGTTTTGCAATCGTTGGAACGCGTCGCTTCCAGATGGGCTTCGAGGTCTTCGACGACTACGTGCTGGCGCGGGGGCTGTAA
- the efp gene encoding elongation factor P: MATLLDAIDVKRKMFFEFENAPYRCLDADISTPTARGGQTLVRLKMRNLLTRAVIDKTFKAGDKFKEPDLQTVEASYLYSDNDGSYFLDQESFETLNLSPDIMDNALDLLLEGTLVQVEKYNGNPIGLELPIQVELTVKYTEPAVRGDTSSGSVTKAAELETGVTVRVPLFIKEGEKIKVTTETREFAGRA; the protein is encoded by the coding sequence ATGGCTACTCTTCTCGACGCGATCGACGTGAAGCGCAAGATGTTCTTCGAGTTCGAAAACGCTCCGTACCGCTGCCTCGATGCGGACATCTCCACCCCCACAGCACGCGGCGGCCAGACGCTGGTGCGGCTGAAGATGCGCAACCTGCTGACACGCGCCGTAATCGACAAGACGTTCAAAGCAGGAGACAAGTTCAAGGAACCCGATCTGCAGACCGTCGAGGCTTCGTATCTCTACTCGGACAATGACGGCAGCTACTTCCTGGACCAGGAATCGTTCGAGACGCTGAATCTATCGCCGGACATCATGGACAATGCGCTGGATCTGTTGCTGGAAGGAACGCTAGTGCAGGTAGAGAAGTACAACGGCAACCCGATCGGGCTGGAGCTGCCGATCCAGGTGGAGCTGACGGTGAAGTATACGGAGCCTGCGGTGCGTGGCGATACGTCGTCGGGTTCGGTGACCAAGGCCGCGGAGCTCGAGACGGGCGTGACGGTCCGGGTGCCGCTGTTCATCAAAGAAGGCGAGAAGATCAAGGTAACGACGGAGACACGGGAGTTCGCTGGACGTGCATAA
- a CDS encoding cytochrome C oxidase subunit IV family protein, translating to MAEHIKHHDASNVTNPEHAEHHIVSPLEYCYVFAFLLVFTAITVVAAYFDLGALNPILALAIASTKAVVVMLFFMHVKYQSKLIKMTVGAGFFTFFVLIMMTMADYVSRAWGTW from the coding sequence ATGGCAGAACATATCAAACATCACGACGCTTCGAATGTGACCAATCCGGAGCATGCCGAGCATCACATCGTTTCGCCGCTCGAGTACTGCTATGTGTTCGCGTTCCTGCTCGTCTTCACTGCCATCACGGTAGTCGCGGCGTACTTCGACCTCGGAGCGCTCAACCCGATCCTTGCGCTGGCCATCGCCAGCACCAAGGCCGTAGTCGTGATGCTCTTTTTCATGCACGTCAAGTATCAGTCGAAGCTCATCAAGATGACCGTCGGTGCGGGTTTCTTCACCTTCTTCGTCCTTATCATGATGACGATGGCCGACTATGTCTCGCGCGCGTGGGGTACCTGGTAA